A genomic segment from Dendropsophus ebraccatus isolate aDenEbr1 chromosome 7, aDenEbr1.pat, whole genome shotgun sequence encodes:
- the GAR1 gene encoding H/ACA ribonucleoprotein complex subunit 1, translated as MSFGGRGGYNRGGGGGRGGGGGSWGGRGGGGGRGGFGGRGGGRGGFGGRGGGFNRGGYDQGPPEYVVAVGEFMHPCEDDVVCKCITEENKVPYFNAPIYLENKEQIGKVDEIFGQLRDFYFSIKLSENMKASSFKKLQKFYIDPAKLLPLQRFLPRPPGEKGPPRGGRGGGRGGGRGGGRGGGGRGGFSRGGGGGFRGGRGGFGGGGGGGFRGGRGGGGGRGFRGGR; from the exons ATGTCCTTTGGAGGAAGAGGCGGCTATAATCGCGGAGGAGGGGGCGgccgaggaggaggtggtggcagTTGGGGTGGAAGAGGCGGAGGTGGAGGAAGAGGTGGATTTGGAGGAAGAGGTGGGGGACGAGGTGGATTTGGAGGAAGAGGTGGAGGCTTTAACAGAGGCGGCTATGACCAGGGACCCCCGGAGTATGTTGTTG CGGTTGGTGAATTCATGCATCCTTGTGAAGACGATGTGGTGTGCAAGTGTATCACAGAAGAAAACAAAGTGCCTTACTTCAACGCCCCCATTTATCTGGAAAATAAAGAACAGATTGGAAAAGTGGATGAAATATTTGGACAGCTGAGAGACTTT TATTTTTCTATTAAACTCTCGGAAAATATGAAGGCTTCCTCTTTCAAGAAGTTACAGAAG TTTTATATTGATCCAGCAAAGTTGTTGCCTCTACAAAGGTTCCTACCTCGACCACCTGGTGAGAAAGGCCCTCCGAGAGGTGGACGTGGTGGTGGAAGGGGAGGCGGGAGAGGAGGTGGCCGTGGAGGCGGTGGCCGAGGCGGATTTAGCAGAGGGGGAGGAG gAGGCTTTAGAGGAGGACGTGGAGGATttggtggtggaggtggtggcGGCTTCAGGGGAggtagaggaggaggtggaggccgTGGCTTCAGAG GAGGCCGGTGA